A part of Bacillota bacterium genomic DNA contains:
- a CDS encoding Asp23/Gls24 family envelope stress response protein produces MGKDVSTELGQITISDEVIALIAGMAATECYGLVGMASRNIQDGIAELLGMENMSRGVEVKLDGDEVVIELYIIVEYGTKITEVAQNVMDKVRYVVESMTGLKVAQVNITVQGVRVTHVRTDRRT; encoded by the coding sequence ATGGGCAAGGATGTCAGCACGGAACTCGGCCAAATCACCATTTCGGACGAGGTGATCGCGCTCATCGCCGGGATGGCGGCGACGGAATGCTATGGCCTCGTTGGGATGGCTTCGCGGAACATTCAAGACGGTATCGCGGAGCTTCTCGGGATGGAGAACATGAGCCGCGGCGTGGAGGTGAAGCTCGACGGCGACGAGGTTGTGATCGAGCTTTACATCATCGTCGAATACGGCACGAAGATCACCGAGGTCGCCCAGAACGTTATGGATAAGGTGCGGTACGTTGTGGAGAGCATGACCGGGCTCAAAGTGGCGCAGGTAAACATAACTGTTCAAGGTGTGAGGGTGACGCATGTCAGAACGGATAGGCGCACGTGA
- a CDS encoding DAK2 domain-containing protein: MKRDLLDAGALARAIMAGTEWLGANKEFVNSLNVFPVPDGDTGTNMHLTLLSAVREVEKAEGRELWEIADAAAMGSLMGARGNSGVIFSQLFRGFAKGVEGKAQLEPQDLARALQSAAAMAYKAVMKPVEGTMLTVAREAARSATQCARAGLGLRALAEKVLEDSQRALERTPEMLPTLKEAGVVDAGGQGLVFFWQGIVKSLRGEVTVPRQEPVLQVARGGGAGQAARQPEATVRESLRFPYCTELLLKGRALPLDRIRTELADAGDCLLVVGTSDVAKVHVHTSHPGRVLEYCLRFGDLHEIQINNMADQHEEFEAQGPAGRASADGPSTVTLEMERPSGQVGTSRPLAPGPRPESIEKPVGIVAVAVGEGLATILRSLGADVVVEGGQTMNPSIEELASAARQVNAKSVIILPNNSNVILTADKVREFVDKTISVVPTKTIPQGVAALVAFNAAADLSANERAMREALANVSTGEVTYAVRSSSMNGFSIDQNDIIGIKDGEICAAGKDRDEVAMSLASQMVTEESSLLTIYYGQDVHVSDAQALAERLSDIYPHCEVEVHYGGQPLYYYIMSVE, translated from the coding sequence TTGAAGCGTGATCTGCTCGATGCCGGAGCCCTTGCGCGCGCGATCATGGCCGGCACCGAATGGCTGGGAGCGAATAAGGAGTTCGTGAACTCTCTGAACGTGTTTCCGGTCCCTGACGGCGACACGGGCACGAACATGCATCTCACTCTTCTCTCGGCTGTGCGCGAGGTTGAGAAGGCCGAGGGACGCGAACTTTGGGAGATCGCGGATGCTGCCGCCATGGGCTCGCTCATGGGGGCGCGCGGCAACTCAGGCGTGATATTCTCTCAGTTGTTCCGGGGTTTTGCGAAAGGGGTCGAGGGCAAGGCTCAGCTCGAACCCCAAGACTTGGCACGCGCACTTCAAAGCGCGGCCGCCATGGCGTACAAGGCAGTTATGAAGCCGGTGGAGGGGACGATGCTGACCGTTGCACGGGAGGCGGCGCGTTCCGCCACCCAGTGCGCCAGGGCGGGCCTCGGCCTTCGTGCTCTTGCCGAGAAGGTGCTCGAGGACTCCCAGAGGGCCTTGGAACGAACTCCGGAGATGCTTCCCACCCTGAAGGAAGCCGGTGTGGTTGACGCGGGAGGGCAAGGGCTTGTGTTCTTCTGGCAAGGTATAGTGAAGTCTTTGCGTGGCGAGGTGACGGTGCCGCGCCAGGAGCCCGTGCTTCAGGTGGCGCGGGGAGGCGGCGCGGGACAGGCCGCGCGGCAGCCCGAGGCGACCGTAAGGGAAAGCTTGCGGTTTCCATACTGCACTGAGTTGCTCCTGAAGGGAAGGGCCCTTCCGCTGGACCGCATACGTACAGAGCTCGCTGATGCCGGGGATTGTCTGCTCGTGGTGGGGACGAGCGACGTCGCCAAGGTCCACGTCCACACGAGCCATCCAGGGCGAGTCTTGGAGTACTGTCTGCGGTTCGGGGATCTCCATGAGATCCAGATAAACAACATGGCCGACCAGCACGAAGAGTTCGAGGCGCAAGGCCCCGCAGGACGGGCGTCCGCGGACGGGCCCAGCACTGTCACTCTGGAGATGGAGAGGCCCAGCGGCCAGGTCGGCACGTCGAGGCCGCTCGCGCCGGGGCCCCGGCCCGAGTCGATCGAAAAACCCGTTGGCATCGTCGCCGTGGCGGTCGGCGAGGGCCTCGCAACGATCCTACGGAGCCTCGGTGCCGACGTCGTGGTTGAGGGCGGCCAGACCATGAATCCCTCCATAGAAGAGCTTGCGAGCGCTGCCCGTCAGGTTAACGCGAAAAGCGTGATCATCCTTCCTAACAACAGCAATGTGATCCTCACGGCGGACAAAGTCAGGGAATTCGTGGACAAGACCATCTCTGTCGTCCCCACCAAGACAATACCCCAAGGGGTCGCGGCGCTTGTGGCGTTCAACGCCGCAGCTGACCTTTCTGCAAACGAACGCGCGATGAGAGAGGCGCTGGCCAACGTGAGCACGGGCGAGGTGACGTACGCGGTCCGGAGCTCAAGTATGAATGGGTTCAGCATAGACCAAAACGACATCATCGGGATCAAGGACGGCGAGATCTGCGCAGCGGGAAAGGACCGCGACGAAGTTGCGATGAGCTTGGCCAGCCAGATGGTGACCGAGGAAAGCTCGCTCCTCACCATATACTACGGGCAAGATGTGCATGTCAGCGATGCGCAGGCCCTTGCGGAGCGGCTGTCCGACATTTACCCCCATTGCGAGGTCGAGGTCCATTACGGCGGTCAGCCGCTCTACTATTACATCATGTCCGTAGAATAG